One segment of Pelecanus crispus isolate bPelCri1 chromosome 2, bPelCri1.pri, whole genome shotgun sequence DNA contains the following:
- the ASIC3 gene encoding LOW QUALITY PROTEIN: acid-sensing ion channel 3 (The sequence of the model RefSeq protein was modified relative to this genomic sequence to represent the inferred CDS: deleted 2 bases in 2 codons) translates to MRAGSEGSGEGEGLSSLRAFAHSSSLHGISHVFAYGAVSLRRVLWGAFFLGSLGLLLLVCAERVAYFLTYPHVTKLDEVAAHNLTFPAITICNLNEFRFSKITRNDMYHVGELLALLNDRYEISNPQLAEPHVLAALRDKANFKNFKAKPFSMAEFYNRTGHDLADMLLQCSFRGANCTARNFTVIFTRLGKCYTFNSGGPGREVLTTLQGGAGNGLELMLNVQQEEYLPVWGDTDETSYEAGVKVQIHSQEEPPFIDQLGFGVAPGFQTFVSCQQQRLVYLPPPWGDCKATPIESDFFTNYSITACRLDCETRYLAENCNCRMVHMPGNANVCTPEQYKECADPALDFLVKKDSEYCACRTPCAMVRYGKELSMVKIPSKASARYLAKKFNKTEQYIADNVLVLDIFFEALNYEMIEQKKAYEVAGLLGDIGGQMGLFIGASLLTILEIFDYLYEVFRDKLLSFYKEKKRTPRARDSSTLEHPAVPGSPAVPLPARGPERPSPPCAAHRTVSASPRTCYLVTPALGAFEEFRLLRAQPRAPGRTGGSSGSGGSHRQQNLDATPAHCGPPPH, encoded by the exons ATGAGGGCAGGCTcggagggcagcggggagggcgAGGGGCTGTCCAGCCTGCGGGCCTTCGCCCACAGCTCCTCGCTGCACGGCATCAGCCACGTCTTCGCCTACGGGGCCGTGTCGCTGCGCCGCGTGCTGTGGGGcgccttcttcctgggctcgctggggctgctgctgctggtctgcgccgagcgtgtCGCCTACTTCCTCACCTACCCCCACGTCACCAAGCTGGACGAGGTGGCCGCCCACAACCTCACCTTCCCGGCCATCACCATCTGCAACCTCAACGAGTTCCGCTTCTCCAAGATCACCCGCAACGACATGTACCACGTGGGCGAGCTGCTGGCGCTGCTCAACGACCGCTACGAGATCAGCAACCCGCAGCTGGCCGAGCCCCACGTCCTGGCCGCCCTGCGCGACAAGGCCAACTTCAAGAACTTCAAGGCGAAGCCCTTCAGCATGGCCGAGTTCTACAACCGCACCGGCCACGACCTGGCCGACATGCTGCTGCAGTGCTCCTTCCGCGGCGCCAACTGCACCGCCCGCAACTTCACCGTG aTCTTCACGCGCCTCGGCAAGTGCTACACCTTCAActcgggggggccgggccgggaggtGCTGACCACGCTGCAGGGCGGCGCGGGGAACGGCCTGGAGCTGATGCTCAATGTCCAGCAGGAAGAATACCTGCCCGTCTGGGGGGACACGG ACGAGACTTCCTATGAGGCCGGGGTGAAGGTGCAGATCCACAGCCAGGAGGAACCCCCGTTCATCGACCAGCTGGGCTTCGGCGTGGCACCGGGCTTCCAGACCTTCgtgtcctgccagcagcagcgg CTGGTGTACCTGCCCCCGCCGTGGGGGGACTGCAAGGCCACCCCCATCGAGTCCGACTTCTTCACCAACTACAGCATCACCGCCTGCCGCCTGGACTGCGAGACCCGCTACCTGGCCGAGAACTGCAACTGCCGCATGGTGCACATGCCAG GCAACGCCAACGTCTGCACCCCGGAGCAGTACAAGGAGTGTGCTGACCCCGCGCTGG ACTTCCTGGTGAAGAAGGACAGTGAGTACTGCGCCTGCCGCACGCCCTGCGCCATGGTGCGCTACGGCAAAGAGCTCTCCATGGTGAAGATCCCCAGCAAGGCCTCCGCCAGGTACCTGGCCAAGAAGTTCAACAAGACGGAGCAGTACATCGC ggacaaCGTGCTGGTCCTGGACATCTTCTTTGAGGCCCTGAACTACGAGATGATTGAGCAGAAGAAGGCGTACGAggtggcagggctgctgg GCGACATCGGGGGGCAGATGGGGCTCTTCATCGGTGCCAGCCTcctcaccatc ctggagatctTCGACTACCTGTACGAG GTGTTCCGGGACAAACTCCTCAGCTTTTACAAGGAGAAGAAGAGGACCCCCAGAGCCAGAGACAGCAGCACCCTg GAGCATCCAGCGGtcccgggcagccccgctgtcccgctccccgcccggggCCCAG AGCGCCCGTCACCCCCCTGCGCTGCCCAC CGGACAGTCTCAGCTTCGCCCCGAACGTGCTACCTCGTCACCCCGGCTCTAGGCGCCTTCGAGGAATTCCGCCTGCTGAGggcccagccccgcgcccccggccgGACCGGGGGGAGCAGCGGGAGCGGGGGGTCCCACCGGCAGCAAaacctgg ACGCGACGCCCGCTCACTGCGGACCCCCGCCACATTAA
- the ABCB8 gene encoding mitochondrial potassium channel ATP-binding subunit: MLLLLLRALGARSGLRSVPAVLRPPPAPGCSFRYGGGRPGLAGPPRLPAGPAPPAPRRLLLAGTATACVALGLLGTAARCQEAAGPAGPVPPEPAQPRPEPTFDWPAFWTFLRPQLLALSAAVVLALGAALLNVHIPVLLGQLVNVVARCTRGHITGYLQEARRPALRLLAVYCLQGLLTFGYIALLARVGEQVAGSMRKALFISLLRQDVAFFDANRTGQLVNRLTADIQEFKSSFKLAISQGLRSGTQTAGCFVSLYLLSPKLTGLLLVALPALVGAGALIGAVLRSLSRRAQEQVAKATGVADEVLGNVRTVRAFAMEDRQAGLYCAEVDRAGWLNERLGLGIAAFQGLSNLALNGIVLGTIFVGGSLMAGDELSPGDLMSFLVASQTVQRSMANISILLGQVVRGLSAGARVFELLTLEPSVPLRGGSSIPSHSLLGRICFHRVSFSYPTRPGYPVLRDFSLTLPPCKTVAIVGPSGGGKSTVAALLERFYEPTQGTITLDGHDISSLDPSWLRGQVIGFISQEPVLFGTTIMENIRFGKPGASDAEVYTAAQLANADGFIRSFPEGYDTVVGERGTALSGGQKQRIAIARALLKDPAVLILDEATSALDAQSEKVVQEALDRAVSGRTVLLIAHRLSTIRGADLIVVLAQGRVAEAGTHEELVRRGGLYAELIRRQTKDRS; this comes from the exons atgctgctgctgctgctgcgggcgCTCGGTGCCCGCTCCGGGCTCCGCTCGGTCCCCGCTGTCctgcggccgccccccgccccggggtgCAG TTTCAGGTATGGGGGGGGACGCCCGGGGCTCGCCGGCCCCCCtcgcctccccgccggccccgcaccgccagccccgcgccgccTGCTCCTGGCCGGCACGGCCACGGCCTGCGTGGCACTGGGCTTGCTGGGCACGGCCGCACGCTGCCAGGaggccgccggccccgccggccccgtcCCCCCAGAgcccgcgcagccccggccggAGCCCACCTTCGACTGGCCGGCGTTCTGGACCTTCCTGCGGCCCCAGCTCCTGGCCCTCTCGGCAGCCGTGGTg CTGGCGCTGGGTGCAGCCCTGCTCAACGTCCACATcccggtgctgctggggcagctggtGAACGTGGTGGCCCGCTGCACCCGCGGCCACATCACCGGCTACCTGCAGGAGGCCCGGCGCCCAGCCCTGCGCCTGCTCGCCGTCTACTGCCTGCAG GGGCTGCTGACCTTCGGGTACATCGCGCTGCTGGCGCGGGTCGGGGAGCAGGTGGCGGGCAGCATGCGCAAGGCGCTCTTCATCTCCCTGCTCCG gcAGGACGTGGCGTTCTTCGACGCCAACCGGACGGGGCAGCTGGTGAACCGGCTGACGGCCGACATCCAGGAGTTCAAGTCCTCCTTCAAGCTGGCCATCTCCCAG gGCCTGCGCAGCGGCACCCAGACAGCGGGATGCTTCGTCTCGCTCTACCTGCTCTCGCCCAAGCTGACCGGCCTCCTGCTCGTGGCGCTGCCCGCGCTGGTGGGCGCCGGCGCCCTCATCGGCGCCGTCCTCCGCAGCCTCTCCCGCCGGGCGCAGGAGCAG GTAGCCAAGGCCACCGGCGTGGCAGACGAGGTGCTGGGGAACGTCCGGACCGTGCGCGCCTTCGCCATGGAGGACCGGCAAGCGGG GCTGTACTGCGCCGAGGTGGACCGCGCCGGCTGGCTGAACgagcggctggggctgggcatcGCCGCCTTCCAGGGGCTCTCCAACCTGGCGCTCAACG GCATCGTCCTGGGGACCATCTTCGTGGGCGGCTCACTGATGGCCGGGGACGAGCTCTCGCCGGGCGACCTCATGTCCTTCCTGGTGGCCTCGCAGACGGTGCAAAG GTCCATGGCCAACATCTCCATCTTGCTTGGGCAG GTGGTGCGAGGTCTGAGCGCCGGCGCCCGCGTCTTTGAGCTGCTGACGCTGGAGCCCAGCGTGCCACTGCGGGGGGGGAGTTCCATCCCCAGCCACTCCCTGCTTGGCCGCATCTGCTTCCACCGCGTCTCCTTCAG CTACCCCACCCGCCCTGGCTACCCGGTCCTGCGGGACTTCAGCCTCACCTTGCCCCCCTGCAAGACGGTGGCCATCGTGGGACCGTCCGGAGGAG GGAAGTCAACGGTGGCGGCGCTGCTGGAGCGGTTCTACGAGCCCACGCAGGGCACCATCACCCTGGACGGCCACGACATCTCCTCCCTGGACCCCTCCTGGCTGCGAGGGCAGGTCATCGGCTTCATCAGCCAG GAGCCGGTGCTCTTCGGAACAACCATCATGGAGAACATCCGCTTCGGGAAGCCGGGAGCCTCTGACGCAGAGGTGTACACCGCGGCCCAGCTCGCCAACGCCGACGGCTTCATCCGCAGCTTCCCTGAGGGCTACGACACCGTCGTGG GCGAGCGCGGCACGGCGCTCTCGGGGGGTCAGAAGCAGCGCATCGCCATCGCCCGGGCTCTGCTGAAGGACCCCGCCGTCCTGATCCTGGACGAGGCCACGAGCGCGCTGGACGCCCAGTCGGAGAAGGTGGTGCAGGAGGCGCTGGACCGCGCCGTCTCGGGCCGCACGGTGCTGCTCATCGCCCACCGCCTCAGCACCATCCGGGGGGCCGACCTCATCGTGGTGCTGGCGCAGGGACGCGTGGCCGAG GCAGGGACCCACGAGGAGCTGGTGCGACGGGGGGGTCTCTACGCCGAGCTCATCCGCCGGCAGACCAAGGACCGATCCTGA